The Brachybacterium huguangmaarense genome contains a region encoding:
- a CDS encoding MmyB family transcriptional regulator, translated as MTAGANRLRDLFLNPAEQALFPDWELATQGLVAGFRESVGSDIDAPRAIELVGELSLASPRFRELWARHDIMPRRGALMRFEHPQVGRLVLHREKLLITDTDGMMLVIYHPDAGSADAEKLGLLASATLPVRPASEARRPTRPEPPAP; from the coding sequence GCGCGAACCGCTTGCGCGATCTCTTCCTGAACCCGGCCGAGCAGGCGCTCTTCCCCGACTGGGAGCTCGCCACCCAGGGGCTCGTCGCCGGGTTCCGCGAGTCCGTGGGCAGCGACATCGACGCGCCGCGGGCCATCGAGCTGGTCGGCGAGCTGTCCCTGGCCAGCCCCCGCTTCCGGGAGCTGTGGGCGCGGCACGACATCATGCCCCGCCGCGGCGCGCTCATGCGCTTCGAGCATCCGCAGGTGGGCCGTCTCGTGCTGCACCGCGAGAAGCTCCTCATCACGGACACCGACGGCATGATGCTCGTGATCTACCACCCGGACGCCGGCAGCGCCGATGCCGAGAAGCTCGGCCTGCTCGCCTCGGCGACGCTGCCCGTGCGGCCCGCGTCGGAGGCCCGACGGCCAACTCGCCCGGAGCCCCCGGCTCCCTGA